Proteins found in one Oryza glaberrima chromosome 4, OglaRS2, whole genome shotgun sequence genomic segment:
- the LOC127770223 gene encoding uncharacterized protein LOC127770223, which translates to MAAAAAAAAVNYPLVAALVAFALAQSSKFFTTWFKEKRWDARQLIASGGMPSSHSATVTALAVAIGIQEGYRSATFATSVIIACVVMHDAFGVRLHAGKQAEVLNQIVYELPEEHPLSETKPLREILGHTVPQVVAGCILGILIAVVMRLALWSS; encoded by the exons atggccgccgccgccgccgccgccgcggtgaacTACCCGCTCGTCGCGGCGCTCGTGGCGTTCGCGCTCGCGCAGTCCTCCAAATTCTTCACCACCTG GTTTAAAGAGAAGCGTTGGGATGCCAGGCAACTTATAGCTTCTGGGGGGATGCCATCATCCCACTCAGCCACAGTGACAGCACTTGCAGTGGCCATAGGAATCCAAGAAGGCTATCGTAGCGCCACCTTTGCAACTTCAGTAATTATTGCATGTGTG GTGATGCATGATGCTTTTGGAGTTCGCTTACATGCTGGGAAGCAGGCAGAG GTATTGAATCAAATTGTGTACGAGCTACCAGAAGAGCATCCATTATCAGAGACAAAGCCATTGCGTGAAATTCTTGGACACACAGTTCCTCAG GTTGTGGCCGGTTGCATCCTTGGAATCCTTATAGCTGTTGTTATGCGCTTAGCTCTATGGAGTTCTTAG
- the LOC127769561 gene encoding probable inactive receptor kinase At1g27190 translates to MPPSPPPLLLLLAVLLAAAPAAAQSATPREDDVRCLKEVKAELRDPDGRLSAWSFGNTSAGALCLLSGVSCWNPQESRIIGLSLSGFGLQGGIPSALQFCSAATTLDLSNNALVGVIPPALCDWIPFVVNLDLSGNQLSGQLPSELANCRFLNSLKLSGNSFSGQIPDSLGRLDRLKSLDLSDNRLDGQIPPQLTTFGKDSFAGNKGLCGRPVSSRCGRALSGAGLGIVIAAGVFGAAASLLLAFFFWRCTGKSKGGRRRRRGGSESGGGSAEDGSWWAERLRAAHNRLAPVSLFQKPIVKVKLADLMAATQDFSTSHIVVAGSSRAGTAYRAVLRDGSALTVKRLHSCPLSEKAFRAEMGRVGQLRHPNIVPLLGFCVVEDERLLVYKHMESGALSSVMKEPGEAPLDWATRLRIAVGAARGLAWLHHGFQVPQIHQNLSSSAVLLDEDYEARITDVGLTRLVRMAPGEGGDTSPFLNGDFGEYGYVAPECASNPVATMKGDVYAFGVILLELVSGQEAATVTGDAAGEGFKGTLVDWVNQLKASGRIGDAVHKSLRGNGHDSEIDEFVKIAFACIMVHPRERFSMYRVYHSLKSIGQGRDVSEQFDEFPLAYNKDESDTM, encoded by the coding sequence atgcctccctcgccgcctcccctcctcctcctcctcgccgtcctcctcgcagccgcgccggcggcggcgcagtcggCGACGCCCCGGGAGGACGACGTGCGGTGCCTCAAGGAGGTGAAGGCCGAGCTCCGGGACCCGGACGGGCGCCTCTCGGCGTGGAGCTTCGGCAACACCTCGGCGGGAGCCCTGTGCCTGCTGTCGGGGGTGTCGTGCTGGAACCCGCAGGAGTCGCGCATCATCGGCCTCTCGCTCTCCGGGTTCGGCCTCCAGGGCGGGATCCCCTCCGCGCTGCAGTTctgcagcgccgccaccacgctCGACCTCTCCAACAACGCGCTGGTGGGGGTTATCCCGCCCGCGCTCTGCGACTGGATCCCGTTCGTCGTCAACCTCGACCTCTCCGGGAACCAGCTCTCCGGCCAGCTCCCCAGCGAGCTCGCCAACTGCCGCTTCCTCAACTCGCTCAAGCTCTCCGGCAACTCCTTCTCCGGCCAGATCCCCGACTCCCTCGGCCGCCTCGACCGCCTCAAGTCGCTCGACCTCTCCGACAACAGGCTCGACGGGCAGATCCCGCCCCAGCTCACCACGTTCGGGAAGGACTCCTTCGCCGGTAACAAGGGCCTGTGCGGCCGCCCCGTGTCCTCGCGATGCGGCCGCGCGCTGAGCGGCGCGGGCCTCGGCATCGTCATCGCCGCGGGGGTGTTCGGAGCCGCCGCGTCGCTGCTCCTCGCCTTCTTCTTCTGGCGTTGCACCGGGAAGAGCAagggcggtcgccgccgccgccgcggagggagcgagtccggcggcggctccgcggAGGACGGGAGCTGGTGGGCGGAGCGGCTGCGGGCGGCGCACAACCGGCTGGCGCCCGTCTCGCTGTTCCAGAAGCCGATCGTCAAGGTCAAGCTCGCCGACCTGATGGCGGCCACCCAGGACTTCAGCACGAGCCACATCGTGGTGGCCGGGAGCTCGCGGGCGGGGACGGCGTACCGAGCCGTGCTGCGCGACGGCTCCGCTCTGACGGTGAAGCGGCTCCACTCGTGCCCGTTGTCGGAGAAGGCGTTCCGGGCAGAGATGGGACGGGTTGGGCAGCTGCGGCACCCTAACATCGTGCCGCTGCTGGGGTTCTGTGTCGTTGAGGATGAGCGGCTGCTTGTGTACAAGCATATGGAGAGTGGAGCTCTTTCTTCGGTGATGAAGGAGCCAGGGGAGGCACCGCTGGATTGGGCGACACGGCTTCGGATTGCTGTCGGGGCGGCACGCGGTCTTGCTTGGCTGCACCATGGGTTCCAAGTTCCGCAAATTCACCAGAATTTGAGCTCAAGTGCAGTGCTTCTGGATGAGGACTATGAAGCTCGGATCACAGATGTTGGGCTTACGAGGCTGGTCCGAATGGCACCAGGCGAGGGTGGAGATACAAGCCCCTTCCTGAATGGGGACTTCGGGGAGTATGGGTATGTCGCCCCAGAGTGTGCTAGCAATCCAGTTGCTACCATGAAGGGTGATGTGTATGCATTTGGTGTGATACTGCTCGAGCTCGTGAGTGGGCAGGAGGCTGCCACTGTAACGGGTGATGCGGCAGGTGAAGGATTCAAGGGGACATTGGTGGATTGGGTAAATCAGCTTAAGGCCTCCGGCCGGATCGGTGATGCTGTTCATAAATCATTGCGTGGGAATGGCCATGATTCAGAGATTGATGAGTTTGTGAAGATAGCTTTTGCGTGTATCATGGTTCACCCGAGGGAGAGGTTCTCAATGTACCGGGTTTACCACTCTCTGAAGAGCATTGGACAGGGTCGTGATGTCTCGGAGCAATTTGATGAGTTCCCGCTGGCCTATAACAAGGATGAATCAGATACCATGTAA
- the LOC127769563 gene encoding kelch repeat-containing protein At3g27220-like: protein MARPAATAAAPKAPPPKHLIALAVVAILGLVLVADFLWASSSPAAPAWSSRIDLPGRPAALVPPSGKKQTKEKISIGSTDINATFADLPAPELQWEEMAEAPVPRLDGAAMQIKNLLYVFAGYGTINHVHSHVDIYNFSDNTWGGRFDMPKEMAHSHLGMVTDGRYVYVVTGQYGPQCRGPTARNFVLDTETKEWHDLPPLPVPRYAPATQLWRGRLHVMGGSKEDRHEPGLEHWSIAVKDGKALENEWRSEIPIPRGGPHRACVVANDKLLVIGGQEGDFMAKPGSPIFKCVRRSEVVYSNVYMLDDGMKWKEFPPMPKPDSHIEFAWVNVNNSLIIAGGTTEKHPITKKMVLVGELFRFNLNTLEWTVIGRLPFRIKTTLVGYWDGWLYFTSGQRDKGPKDPSPKKVVGCMWRTKLHL from the exons ATGGcgagaccggcggcgacggcggcggcgccgaaggCGCCCCCTCCGAAGCACCTGAttgcgctcgccgtcgtcgccatcctcggccTCGTCCTTGTCGCCGACTTCCTctgggcctcctcctcccccgccgcccccgcctggTCCTCCAGGATCGATCTCCCCGGCCGCCCGGCCGCCCTCGTGCCACCCTCGGGGAAGAAG caaacaaaggaaaaaatatcTATAGGTTCCACGGACATAAATGCAACCTTTGCAGATTTGCCAGCACCAGAACTACAATGGGAGGAGATGGCTGAAGCACCTGTGCCACGTTTGGATGGTGCTGCTATGCAAATTAAGAATCTCTTATATGTGTTTGCTGGATATGGTACCATTAACCAT GTGCATTCTCATGTGGATATTTACAATTTCTCAGATAATACATGGGGTGGGAGGTTTGATATGCCAAAGGAAATGGCTCATTCACATTTGGGGATGGTTACAGATGGAAGATATGTTTATGTGGTAACAGGACAGTATGGTCCGCAATGTAGGGGGCCCACAGCACGAAATTTTGTGCTGGACACTGAAACAAAAGAATGGCACGATTTGCCTCCATTGCCAGTTCCTAG ATATGCTCCAGCCACACAACTTTGGAGAGGCAGGCTTCATGTGATGGGTGGCAGCAAGGAGGATAGGCATGAACCTGGGCTTGAACATTGGAGCATTGCAGTAAAGGATGGGAAAGCCCTGGAAAACGAGTGGAGGAGTGAGATACCAATCCCACGTGGAGGCCCTCATAG GGCTTGTGTTGTTGCTAATGATAAGCTACTTGTTATTGGTGGCCAAGAAGGAGATTTTATGGCGAAACCTGGATCACCTATATTTAAATGTGTTAGAAGAAGTGAG GTGGTCTACAGCAATGTATACATGCTTGATGATGGAATGAAGTGGAAAGAATTTCCACCTATGCCAAAGCCAGATTCACATATAGAGTTTGCTTGGGTGAATGTTAACAATTCTCTCATTATTGCTGGAGGAACCACAGAAAAGCACCCAATAACCAAAAAAATGGTTTTAGTTGGTGAATTGTTTCGGTTCAACTTGAACACACTG GAATGGACTGTGATTGGGCGGTTACCTTTCCGAATCAAGACCACTCTGGTAGGATACTGGGATGGCTGGCTGTATTTCACTTCTGGGCAACGAGACAAAGGACCGAAAGACCCTTCTCCTAAGAAGGTTGTCGGATGCATGTGGAGAACTAAGTTGCACCTGTGA
- the LOC127770222 gene encoding malate synthase, producing MATNAAAPPCPCYDTPEGVDILGRYDPEFAAILTRDALAFVAGLQREFRGAVRYAMERRREAQRRYDAGELPRFDPATRPVREAGGWACAPVPPAIADRTVEITGPAEPRKMVINALNSGAKVFMADFEDALSPTWENLMRGQVNLRDAVAGTITYRDAARGREYRLGDRPATLFVRPRGWHLPEAHVLVDGEPAIGCLVDFGLYFFHSHAAFRSGQGAGFGPFFYLPKMEHSREARIWKGVFERAEKEAGIGRGSIRATVLVETLPAVFQMEEILHELRDHSAGLNCGRWDYIFSYVKTFRARPDRLLPDRALVGMAQHFMRSYSYLLIQTCHRRGVHAMGGMAAQIPIKDDAAANEAALELVRKDKLREVRAGHDGTWAAHPGLIPAIREVFEGHLGGRPNQIDAAAGDAARAGVAVTEEDLLQPPRGARTVEGLRHNTRVGVQYVAAWLSGSGSVPLYNLMEDAATAEISRVQNWQWLRHGAALDAGGVEVRATPELLARVVEEEMARVEAEVGAERFRRGRYAEAGRIFSRQCTAPELDDFLTLDAYNLIVVHHPGASSPCKL from the exons ATGGCCACCaacgccgcagcgccgccgtgcccgtgctACGACACGCCGGAGGGCGTGGACATCCTCGGCCGGTACGACCCGGAGTTCGCGGCCATCCTCACCCGCGACGCGCTGGCCTTCGTGGCCGGCCTGCAGCGCGAGTTCCGCGGCGCCGTCCGGTACGCCATGGAGCGCAGGCGGGAGGCGCAGCGGCGgtacgacgccggcgagctcccccgGTTCGACCCGGCCACGAGGCCCGTCCGCGAGGCAGGCGGCTGGGCGTGCGCCCCCGTGCCGCCGGCCATCGCCGACCGCACCGTCGAGATCACCGGCCCCGCCGAGCCGCGCAAGATGGTCATCAACGCCCTCAACTCCGGCGCCAAGGTCTTCATG GCTGACTTCGAGGACGCGCTGTCGCCGACGTGGGAGAACCTGATGCGCGGGCAGGTGAACCTGCGCGACGCGGTGGCCGGCACGATCACCTACCGCGACGCGGCGCGAGGGCGGGAGTACAGGCTCGGTGACCGCCCCGCGACGCTCTTCGTGAGGCCGCGCGGCTGGCACCTCCCCGAGGCGCacgtcctcgtcgacggcgagccggCCATCGGCTGCCTCGTCGACTTCGGCCTCTACTTCTTCCACAGCCACGCCGCCTTCCGCTCCGGCCAGGGCGCCGGCTTCGGCCCCTTCTTCTACCTCCCCAAGATGGAGCACTCTAG gGAGGCGAGGATATGGAAGGGGGTGTTCGAGAgggcggagaaggaggcggggATAGGGAGGGGGAGCATCAGGGCGACGGTGCTGGTGGAGACGCTGCCGGCGGTGTTCCAGATGGAGGAGATCCTGCACGAGCTGCGCGACCACTCGGCGGGGCTCAACTGCGGCCGCTGGGACTACATCTTCAGCTACGTCAAGACGTTCCGCGCCCGCCccgaccgcctcctccccgACCGCGCCCTCGTCGGCATGGCCCAGCACTTCATGCGCTCCTACTCCTACCTCCTCATCCAGacctgccaccgccgcggcgtccaCGCCATGGGCGGCATG GCGGCGCAGATCCCGATCAAGGACGACGCGGCAGCGAACGAGGCGGCGCTGGAGCTGGTGCGCAAGGACAAGCTGCGGGAGGTGCGCGCCGGGCACGACGGGACGTGGGCGGCGCACCCGGGGCTCATCCCGGCGATCCGGGAGGTGTTCGAGGGACACCTCGGAGGGAGGCCGAACCAGATCGAcgcggcggctggcgacgcCGCCCGTGCCGGCGTCGCCGTCACGGAGGAGGACCTGCTCCAGCCGCCGCGCGGGGCGCGCACGGTGGAGGGCCTGCGCCACAACACGCGCGTCGGCGTGCAGTACGTCGCGGCGTGGCTATCCGGGTCGGGCTCCGTGCCGCTGTACAACCTGATGgaggacgccgccaccgcggagATCAGCCGGGTGCAGAACTGGCAGTGGCtccggcacggcgcggcgctggacgccggcggcgtggaggtcCGGGCCACGCCCGAGCTGCTGGCGCGCGtcgtggaggaggagatggcgaggGTGGAGGCCGAGGTGGGCGCCGAGAGGTTCCGGCGCGGCCGGTACGCGGAGGCCGGCAGGATCTTCAGCCGGCAGTGCACCGCGCCGGAGCTGGACGACTTCCTCACGCTCGACGCGTACAACCTCATCGTGGTGCACCACCCCGGAGCATCGTCGCCGTGCAAGCTCTGA